A section of the Triticum dicoccoides isolate Atlit2015 ecotype Zavitan chromosome 7A, WEW_v2.0, whole genome shotgun sequence genome encodes:
- the LOC119332498 gene encoding transcription factor bHLH144-like, with product MQGDPGYGYGGYGAGYGYGYGGGYGAGYDMAGYGNGAGGAYYTNDRYPAAAPPAYEDPLAGRRQHDFPAPLTGLEFQPSDTCPKNYVIFDQTYDRSRVMYHPSLANNFGSSGGYDQQHCNNGGYDQNYVGKSTYYGGDQDGGECSIRQKEDTDEIDALMSSGDGDEEDDVLSTGRTPACRGGGSPDSTCSSGYVVSVSPTGNATGAGGGGERKKERMKKMMKTLKGIIPGGDRMDTPAVLDEAVRYLKSLKVEVKKLGVRGSRS from the coding sequence ATGCAGGGAGATCCAGGCTACGGGTACGGTGGCTACGGCGCCGGCTACGGGTACGGCTATGGCGGTGGCTACGGCGCCGGCTATGACATGGCCGGGTACGGCAACGGAGCCGGAGGAGCGTACTACACCAACGACCGGTACCCCGCGGCGGCGCCGCCTGCCTATGAGGACCCGCTCGCCGGTCGGAGGCAGCACGACTTCCCGGCTCCGCTCACCGGGCTCGAGTTCCAGCCGTCGGATACCTGCCCCAAGAACTACGTCATCTTTGATCAGACCTATGACCGGAGCAGGGTGATGTACCACCCGTCGCTGGCCAACAACTTCGGCTCCTCCGGGGGCTACGACCAGCAGCACTGCAACAACGGCGGCTACGATCAGAACTACGTCGGCAAGAGCACCTACTACGGCGGCGACCAGGACGGCGGCGAGTGCTCAATCCGGCAGAAGGAGGACACCGACGAGATCGACGCGCTGATGAGCTCCggggacggcgacgaggaggacgacgtgCTGAGCACGGGTCGCACGCCCGCGTGCCGCGGAGGGGGCTCGCCGGACTCCACCTGCTCCTCCGGGTACGTGGTGAGCGTCAGCCCGACTGGCAACGCCACCGGCGCCGGCGGAGGCGGCGAGAGGAAGAAGGAacggatgaagaagatgatgaagacgcTCAAGGGGATCATCCCCGGCGGCGACCGGATGGACACGCCCGCCGTCCTGGACGAGGCCGTCAGGTACCTCAAGTCGCTCAAGGTGGAGGTGAAGAAGCTCGGGGTGCGCGGATCAAGAAGCTAG